In Brachybacterium fresconis, the genomic stretch GACTGCATCGACCGCGGCATCCGCACCCCCGGGGTGCTGCCCGGCGGCCTGGAGGTCAAGCGCCGGGCGTCCTCCTGGCACGACGCGCTGAGCGCCGAGGACCCGGTCCGCCTGCCCATGAACGCCTTCGAATGGGTCTCGCTGGCGGCGCTGGCCGTCAACGAGGAGAACGCCGCCGGCGGTCGGGTCGTCACCGCGCCCACCAACGGGGCGGCGGGCATCGTCCCCGCGGTGCTCCACTTCGCCACCACCTACATCGAGGGCGTCGATCCCGACGAGATCGCGGTGCGCTTCCTGCTGACGGCCGGGGCGATCGGGTCGCTGTACAAGGAGCACGCCTCGATCTCCGGCGCGGAGGTCGGCTGCCAGGGCGAGGTCGGCTCGGCCTGCTCGATGGCCGCGGCCGCGCTGTGCGAGGCGATGGGCGGCAAGCCGGCACAGGTGGAGAACGCCGCCGAGATCGCGATGGAGCACAACCTGGGCCTGACCTGCGATCCGGTGGGCGGTCTGGTCCAGGTGCCGTGCATCGAGCGCAATGCCATGGCTGCGGTCAAGGCGATCACCGCGGCCCGCTTCGCGCTGCGCGGGACCGGGGAGCACTTCGTCTCCCTGGACACGGTCATCGAGACCATGCGCCAGACCGGCGCCGACATGAGCGAGCGCTACAAGGAGACCGCGATGGGCGGGCTCGCCGTCACCGCGGTCCCGGTCAGCGTCCCGGACTGCTGAGACGCACCTCGCCCGGCACCGAGTCCGCGCCGAGCTGATCGCGCACCAGGGCGCGCAGCTCCTCCGGGCCCGGAGCGAGGCCGCTCGGCATCCCGGGTGCGAGGGTCACCTCGGCGATCGTGCGGGAGCCCGCCCGCTCCCCGGGGACCATCCGCAGCTGCACGGCGGCGATGCCGCGCTGGGCCCGCAGCAGCCGGGCCACGGCAGCGGGATCGGGGAGCATCCCGCCCGGGGAGGCGGCCCCGTCCGCCCGATCGGTCACCCGGACCGTTCCGTCGGGCTCGATCCGGCCCTGGTCGATGATCAGCGTGCGGCCCCGGGTGAACGGGGTCCGGGCCCGCAGCAGCCCGTCCTGTGCCCGCAGGCGGACGCCGCGCAGCGGTCTGCCGTCGACGGTCAGGGGCCCGGTCGCGGTGGTGCCGTAGACGTCGTGGACCCGCCCGGCGAAGTGCCGGGCGAGGTCCGCCCGCAAGGACTCGGGGAGCTGGTCCGTGCCGGAGATGATGCGGGGGATCCGCAGCGGTCGGCGGCCCCCGAACTCCCGGTCCGCGTGCAGGAGGTCCTCCAGGTGCACGGGCACCCCGGTCAGCAGCGCCGGGGGTGCGCGGTGCAGCAGGGCGATCCGCCGGGCCGCCGACAGGTGGGAGAGGTCCACCAGCGGCGCCCCCAGCGCGAGCGCCCCGAGGGCCACCAGCAGACCGTGCAGGTGCACGCCCGGAGCGGCGCTGGCCAGCCGTCGGCCGGGCCGCAGCCCGATGCGTCGCGCGAGATCCGCCAGGGTGGCGAGCTGGGTGGCCGTCAGCGATCCGCGATGCAGCGTGCTGGCCCCG encodes the following:
- a CDS encoding L-serine ammonia-lyase yields the protein MSISTFDMFKIGIGPSSSHTVGPMRAAAQFAREVLEDERSGPQVADVAVHLYGSLAATGEGHGTLDAVVMGLEGADPEDVDPIAGRERVARIEADGGLLLSGTLEVGLRPSTIALHPLTVLPQHSNGMTFVALDVHGEEVLRRTMFSVGGGFVVDEADMDQSIAEVAAEGQGQAVFTTGDELLRVCEDRGISVSEAMLLRERQWRSDEEIRVAALAIWHTMSDCIDRGIRTPGVLPGGLEVKRRASSWHDALSAEDPVRLPMNAFEWVSLAALAVNEENAAGGRVVTAPTNGAAGIVPAVLHFATTYIEGVDPDEIAVRFLLTAGAIGSLYKEHASISGAEVGCQGEVGSACSMAAAALCEAMGGKPAQVENAAEIAMEHNLGLTCDPVGGLVQVPCIERNAMAAVKAITAARFALRGTGEHFVSLDTVIETMRQTGADMSERYKETAMGGLAVTAVPVSVPDC
- a CDS encoding AMP-binding protein, coding for MIPLLRTSTALRARVALRPGRVVLTDRFGELTAAELLDQVHLLAHRPDRAARHTPSRGLRALAPDAALRQVLLTALSGDGTLDVRTPDAVGGASTLHRGSLTATQLATLADLARRIGLRPGRRLASAAPGVHLHGLLVALGALALGAPLVDLSHLSAARRIALLHRAPPALLTGVPVHLEDLLHADREFGGRRPLRIPRIISGTDQLPESLRADLARHFAGRVHDVYGTTATGPLTVDGRPLRGVRLRAQDGLLRARTPFTRGRTLIIDQGRIEPDGTVRVTDRADGAASPGGMLPDPAAVARLLRAQRGIAAVQLRMVPGERAGSRTIAEVTLAPGMPSGLAPGPEELRALVRDQLGADSVPGEVRLSSPGR